TTTCCATTTACAGTATTTCACAGTCTTAACatttcttccagtttttcccTTTTCTGAGTTCTTACAGCAGtgcaatgtttattttataccttCATTGACTTGCTTTTACATGTCTTATCTTTCCTAGAATTGTAATGTTGGACAAGACCTTCAAGAATCAGAATGAGTTTTCTCATTCTGCTAGGTTGAGTTACTTGAACAGTTTCACCTCATTAAGTGTTTGCTGATTGCCAGAAACCTATCAGCGTTGCTCTTATCTCTTTATTCAATATGACATTATTCGAAATGTCCCTCTGACAACCTATAGATAGGCCATTTCAAGTTCTTGTCAGTCCTCAGTTGTGCTAGTACAATAGTAGAAACTAGTGGAATAGCACTAAGCTCCTTTAGATGTTTTAGGCAGGGGCTGTAACAAACAAGTTTgggaatatttgaataaatagttGAAATCAGAGTTTGAAAACAAACTTCGAAATCATATATAGAATGTTAAAGTAATAGCATTCAAGCCAGACCATTTAGGCAACTGAAATAAGTGTTTGAATCCCTGCTATGTACTGGACACAGTGATGGGCATTTAAAATATCCTAAACAGTACTACTCATGATATACTAGCAGCAGTTAAGGACTTTGTACTAATATCCAACATTGTGCAGTTCACATACATAGTTTTCCCTACAGAAGTACCCTTAAGAGCAAAGGAAAGTTACATACATCTTAGGGGACCTTGGGGATCAAAACCAAAGCAGCCCTAAAACTGTGATTTTTCTTTGATGTCACCTCTTCTTAGAAAGAGTATATCCATAtttactataaattttttttctcccaattgTTCACAGTTCAGAGAGAGATTAATTACATCAGCCTATGAATTCAAGAGCACTTTGGCACACTTTGGGGTTCTCCTTGCATTGAGCATAACCTGATTTTGAGACATCAGGCTATGCTTACTTGATCCCCTCAGTGGCCCTGTGGCCATGTCCAAGAGCAGACATGCTAAGTTGGGCTTTGTCTGACTCCTTACTATTAATAAACATTATGTAAATGTATAacacatttacttttcttttttctttgaccccTAAATTTTTACGGCATTATATTTATCAACTCTTAGAAGGAAGTAGCTTTTCAGGTAATCTAAAGGCTGTttgttctgtctttttctttgtagGAAATTCTTCTTTTAATGATACCCAGGTTAAGTTActattttgtttctaaaagaCAGATCTTAAGAGCAGAGTTATTACTagcacaaaaaaacaaataagaaaaaaagctcattcaTATGTGTAGGTTTTATATGTCagcctttttaaatttattttctgcatataaatatattttggtgtCACTGAAGTATCTCATTTTAGTgtgttaatattttttctgttattggaatatatttattgaattatttgaaTATATAGCATGCATTGTATGAGATGAAAAACCCCAAGATGATTTTTTTGGAGAgaagagtcctgctctgtcgcccattctggagtgcagtggtgcagtctcggctcactgcaacctctgcctcccgggttcaagcgattctcttgcctcagcctcctgagtagctgaaattacaggcatgcgccaccatgcctcactaatttttgtattttcagtagagacggagttttgccgtgttggccaggctggtgtggaatgcctgacctcaggtgatccacctgcctcagcctcccacagtgctgggattacaggcatgaaccactgcactcagcccccaAGATTATTTTAAGTAACTCCTTGTTTTGGATTAGAAGTCTTCTAGGCTTTGGAGACATTTAATCATTGTGTATGGCTAGAATGATTTGGTTATGcagaaataaatttgaataaaaaaCATTTCATGGTCAAAAATAAAGGTGTTATACTAATATACAACTAAGAGTGGGTTTAAAATGTGGGTTATAAAGTTAGTGTTTCTTTAACTTagtgtttctttaaatttttaggtTTGATTTTACTTTATGTAGTAGCCTGTTTGTTTTCATAGATGGAGCAAATCCAAATTGATAAAATAACGTTCtaatttcagatttctttttcaatttttagttgTTGACCTCCTGTACTGGAGAGACATTAAGAAGACTGGAGTGGTGTTTGGTGCCAGCCTATTCCTGCTGCTTTCATTGACAGTATTCAGCATTGTGAGTGTAACAGCCTACATTGCCTTGGCCCTGCTCTCTGTGACCATCAGCTTTAGGATATACAAGGGTGTGATCCAAGCTATCCAGAAATCAGATGAAGGCCACCCATTCAGGTGAGATGTCTGGAAAACAAGGCATGCATTGGCAATAGTGTGAACAGGATTGGTATTAAGACTTCATCTACTGTCTATAGAGTTACAAGCATGCATTTTTTTGTTAAAGATAATTGCAGTTATTTGCTTGAGCTATACCAAAAACATCTGCTTTTGAGATTTTCTAAAAGTCGTTTTAAAGGCTCATGATGGAGGAGACTGTTTATGTATCATTAAACTAACTCTGCTACTTGTTAGGAATATTTATTAGAGTTAAGCATTGGTTATCTTATTTGAATGAGTGTTGTATCTTTTTAACATGGGTAGGTTTGATGAggatatttattgctttttatgcTGTCTGATAACGTGCCTTCTGATATTTCATATCTTTCTAGTATGCTGATGTTTTCTGTTAtgcttttctttatgtattttctttatctagtttcTTCTCGTTTCTTAAGgcattactttttaattattttttggagagCTTTGTTTCAGCATCTCCTTGTCTCTCAACTATCATCTTCTACCCTTATTTTCACAAGTATACTATAGCATTATATAGTTGCTATGGAGACACAACCTCAGCTTGAGTCTTCTGCCCTCACCTCATATTCTGCAtgtttttccccctcttttttaattgacatataattcatataccataaaactcattggtttttagtatattcacagaattcTATACCATCACTATTTTCATCACACAAAAAGAAACTTCCTACTTATTAACAGTTCAACTCCCCAACCAACGCCCGACAACCACTAATTCACCACGTTTTTAAATGAACTTTTCCCCTCAAACTTGTTAATTTCTATCCATAACACCACTACCATGCTAGTTTTCAGGCTCCTGTTTTGatgttatctttgttttcatctcATATAAAGAAAATCACTAAATATTGTTAGGAAAATCacaaaattttgttcttttccacTGCTTCCTCAGTCTACCAGGGGCCTGTAAAGCAAGGCCATGGCCAAATTCAGTCTGctgcctgcttttgtaaatagtttgttggaacacagccatgctcattcatgtAGCTGGTTTCGTACTGTAATAGCAGAATTCAGTAGTTTTAAGAGAGACTATATGGACATGAAAGCCTAAAATGCTtaactatctggccctttacagaaagtttgctgacccctaatTGGACTCCATTTGTTACTACATTGACTTGTAGTTACCTCGGATTACTTCAGTTCTTACAGATGATGTCAGATTAATTTTTCTAGAAGTACCACTATTTTCCtaaggagaaaaaatacaaaagaaaatgccCCGGCCCTCTATAGACTGTAGGATGAAGTCCATATGTCTTTGTCTTGTCTCTCATTTACCCCTTCCAGAGTTTTGTACCCATGTTCATGCTGCCTTCCTTAGCTGCCTCAGTCATACTTTTTATTTGGTTCTTAGTTTGGTTCAAGACCCAGCTCTTTGGAGAATTTCCTAACCCTGACCCCAAATGATCCGAAAATTCAGTTCCTACTGCATTAACTAAGCCTTTGAAATGTTAATTGTTTTGCATAAGGAgatcatttttcttcaaatagattgagataatttaaaaactatttctaaCTTGTTAGCTTGAAAGTaggggaaataaaggaaaaaactatTTGTGGCAAGGTAATATCTGTTTGGGCATACGACTATGTACCTACCTACAACATGATCCAGTTGATATTAATGGGTAAACTTAAATGGATTTACAGACTTTGAAAGAGGAGACCTactgaattattttgtttattgtaaaGACTGGTGATTTTTCTCTGGCTTTCTCTTTTTGATGAAGTAATGATGTTATACAAGTTTAGGGGGAGagaccaacatttattgaatagctcCTATGTGTCTAACcttttatgtacatattttaataagtttattttaaatttgtgataattCTGTGAGATAGGTGGTATCACTCCATTTTATGGGGTGACGGGGAAAAAGTTGGAATTCAGTAACTTGAAATTGTAGTTTGAAAATGGCAGAGCCAGCCAgacgtgttggctcatgcctgtaatactaatGCTTTGGgatcctgaggcaggaggattgcttgaagccaggagttggagaccagcctgggcaacatagtgagactcccatctctacaaaaaattaaaaattatccaggtgtggtgatgcatgccagtagtcccagctattcaggcaGCTGAGCTAAGaaaattgctagaacccaggagttcaaggctgcagtgagctgtgatcatgccactatactccagcctaggcaatagaacaagactctttcaggaaaaaaaaaaaaaaaaaaggccgagtCATACTATTATCAAGCCACAAATCATAAAGAAGTATGATTTTTAATTAGTTATGctgaaatatgtaaaaatattgtcAAGCCAaaacttctaaattttctacagtTCCAATTTTACACATCATTTGATTTTTGAGGTTTTTGGAAAATATTAgtgatttatttccttcttagaaacaactttattcattttttaaactttcttcaaagagatgggtctcactgtgtcgcccaggctggtctcgaactcctggactcaagcaatcctcctgcctcaatgtcccaagtagctgggactacaggcatgcaccactatgcctggctagaaACACTTTATATTCTTAAAGTCCTTTTATAGTCATTATAAAGTAAATTCAGCCAACATACCAGTTTAAGCTTGTTGGACAGTTTTTCCTAGTACCCCTTAATCATACTAGTAGAGGTGATATTATGTGGTTTGTATCTAATACCTGTGGTTACTGAGTGATGAACAGTGCTGGCATTGTATTAATATCACATAAATGTCAGTTGAATTagtgtaaatatctacaggaTGTCATTGATGGGGAGTACTGTCTTTATGGCTTCTGCTTAGGCATCTTGTCTTCAGCAAGAACAAGTAACAGTGGTACAAAGAAGCAGAATACCAACCAGGGTTATATCAGCCACTTTCCTATATTTCTCAAATTTGGGTAAACAAATAATTGCTGGTTTAAATATCAGTGTGAGTATTTGAGTATTTTTAACTTGATATTAATAATTCCGTTTTTTGTTAATAATTGTCTAACAGTGTGTTAGACCATGTATTAGTAAAGATACATTCCTGGTCCATAACAGTTTCTACTCTAGTAGGAAAAATATACAAGTATACATGTGTCTATATTTCAGAGCTGAATCTAGTAAATACTATAAGACTAACACAAAAGAAAGCATTGTTAGAATTATACAGGAGTGAGAGATAACATCAGGGTTTTATGAAAGAGATTGTCAGATAAGGCTCTCTATGTATGGGTGAGATTTGAGATGGGGCTAACTGGCTAAATAAGGTATCACCAGAGGTAAGAGAGCATTGCAGATTGGGAAAACCATATGATTAATAAGGGCTACATTAAGGTTAAAAAATACTTAGTGAATGACTCATTTCTGGCTGCAACATAAAGAGTAGTTGAAAGTAAGGTTGGAAAGATTTAGGAGGATGTCCCTGGTTGAAAAGTTGGAGTCATAGAATCACAGAATGTTTGAGCCTGAAGGAACTGAGGAAAGTCTGTTTCTCAAATTTGCAGAGTTGGAGCACTTACCCAGAGAAGTTAAATGCCTTTTGCAATGTTGTATAGCTAGGTAGTGGCAGGTCTTCTAACTCTTGCTTGAGTTCAGCCTAGACAGCACTGTCTAGGATAGCTCACATAAGGTTATTCTGGCATTGGCTGACAGAATGGATTTGGATGCAGGCAGATCAGAGATTGGTTTGGAGAGTGATAGAATATTCCAGCTCGTAAATAGTAAGTGCTTAAAATAGAGTGATGGCACTGTGAATAAAAACCAGGAGACATATTTGGGGCATGTTGCAGAGGTAAAACTATGGGACAAGGAGTTGTCTAAGATGTTATTTCCACTGTAAGAAACTGGCATCCTGAGACATAGGGAGGTAATGAGGACTACTTCCAACAGATACGAGGGAACACTCAGCACTTCTGAGTTGGTTGTACCCTGCCAAGATAAAATGGCTTCTTTGAAACAGTAATGAAACTGTTTCTTACATTCCTGTGGACTTGACTTTTTCCCCagtatagtatttttatttatttatttatttattaccaatacaatacttttaaatttaacaattttagCCATCTCGGTATGGATTAAAACATCTAGATGATGTAACTCTTATGTTTTGCTAGGATTGCCACTGTGCTTTTGGCAGCCACTTTACAATCTGGTGCTTGACATATTGAGCAATTTCCCCTAAAGGTTAGTCTGAGAGAGTTTAGGATTTGGAAATGAAAAAGATCTTTGTTAGGAAAACGTGATGAGACAACATAGTGtcaactttaagaaaaaaaaaaaaaccatagtcATAACTACCATTTACTGAGTGCATCCTTGTGCTCAGTTGCATTAGGCACTTTTCTCACTGAATTCTCTTGATAATCTccactttataaatgaggaaactaagtttAGAGGGAAGAATAAATAACTTTGCAAAATTACCTAGCCAGGTAAGTGGCAGAGCATCAGATTCAATCCCAGATCAGTCTGGCTTCAAAGTGTAAGCTTTTTCTGTGCTAGTCAGCAGACAGTGCATATCAAGGAAATACCCCTTACTGCTGAGTTTTTATATTGCCCCTAATTTGGAAACAGTTGGCTTTTATAGTagaatgttttcttaatttcttacaGATATATAATTTCTGATTGACATTTAGGGGAAAATCACTCCAATTAGTGACAATTatgatgtgttttgttttctaggGCATATCTGGAATCTGAAGTTGCTATATCTGAGGAGTTGGTTCAGAAGTACAGTAATTCTGCTCTTGGTCATGTGAACTGCACGATAAAGGAACTCAGGCGCCTCTTCTTAGTTGATGATTTAGTTGATTCTCTGAAGGTAAGTTTATTTTGCCTTTCATTTTTGATATACCCAGAATTTAGTATCAAGAGAGTTGAGTCTAAAATTGTGTTTTTCTATATTCaagtaaatgataaatattaattaaatcacGTGGCTGTAAACTtgtgttttaaaattcagaatccaATCAAATAAGGATGAGGAAGTGctattccccttttttttttggtcatactTAATACAGAGAGTCCTGTATTCCTTTTTAAAGGAGAATAAGTTATAAATCATACttgtgggccgggtgtggtggctcacacctgtaatcctagcactttgggaggccgaggcaggtggattacctgaggtcaggagttcgagactagcctggccaacatggagaaaccccgtctctactaaaaatacaaaattagccaggcgtggtggtgcatgcctgtaatcccagctactcaggaagctgaggcaggagaatcgcttgaacccgggaggcagaggtttcggtgagctgaggtcacgccattgcattccagcctgggcaacaagagtgaaactctgtctcaaaaaaaaatatatgtatatatatgtataaaataatacttttggaAATCGTAAagattaaaaggaaaggaaattaatcGGAATTTTGACTATAAGCATAAAGATCGTCTAATGCATTATCAGATTTATTCATTCTGACTTTGCTTTAGTCTAGCACTTAGTTTCTTAGCTTGTATGTGATTCATACATACATGAAAGCTATTTCATATCTTGGAGTCTTTCTTATTCTGGATAAGATTTAATATTCTGAAACACTTCAACTAATCTTCAATTGGTAATCATTGGaagtttttctttagtttttggaTCTCGCTACATAAGCAGCTGTTAAGAGTCTCACCTTGCAAATAAACTCTCCCAAAGTTCTGACTGACGAAACAGGCACTAAACCACAGTTGTGTAATTTAAGCCTGAAGCACTGGACCTgtagtgcttttctttttcatagaacTTGTCATTTGTGTTGTATATGCTCTTGCCTGTGACTCTGCAGAAAACAGGCAGACTTGTTTCCAGTCTAAGCCTGGGCGGAAATGTAGTGGTGGTAATtctcataatttttcatttttcatttccaagaGAAATGTTCTAGTTTATATTTATCACACATGCCAAGGGTATAGTAGCAATAAGGTGACTGGGCCTTTAGACTCAGAAAAACAATTTCTGAACTGGTCAGAATAGGTTTAAGTGcttaaagtgctttaaaaaaaaaaaaaattttagccttTATAACCTAGTAGTTGATACATTATTTTCAGCTGTTTGCGTCTCTGggcttacaggtatgagccactgtgcccagctgcatcTCTTACTTTTATTTATGACTTGGAACTTAAGTTACTTCCTAATAACATCAAGGGTAAATAATGTAGTTTCCTTTTATTACTTACCTCTTTCGTATAGAGTGGTTGCATTTAGTGACTAAATCTGTAGTGATGTTTTAAAATGATCTGATGTTAGtctgtaaataaaaagaatacgGTTATGTTGTTTGGCATGTTTGGTTAATAAGTTTCAAAAGagataactaaaaatattttggagCAAATGAAATAGAACCTTGTACATACAGCCTAGAGGAAACCAGTTCCTATTCATGTATTATTACCTTCTATACGTAGCTGACTTCTAGGGTAGAACATGTGTGAAAAGTGATTGAGGAGGAGGTACTGATGCCGTTTAAGATGGATGGTTTGTGGGTAGGAATTGACTGAGAAGAAATACTGTCTATAAGTAGTAATTCAGAGCTTCAAACAGCAAAGGACCATCTCTGAATTTAGTAATCAGAGATTGGTGGGGGAGAGAGGTGACTTCAAAGAAAAGCCTGGTGAGCTTAGGAGAGGAGAGATGCTTGTTGTTTTTATAGATTCAATAAACACGGCAACAGAGATACACCAAAAGTCATCCTCCATGTTTGCACAGTATAGCAGTGAAGGCAGCTATATGTCtacaatttaacatttttcttgagAGAAATGTCATTCTtgaataaatctatttttttaaaaaattgatctgGAAATAATTCATTATGCTCTAGTTTTCTGAGTTTGAGTATAAAGTTTCCACTTGtctttaatcaaaagaaaacttatttattctttcagagAAAATTTTCATCCATACACAGTCCGTTGTGTAGATACGGggcaagaggagagagaaaatgttaGAAAGGGGCTGATGAGAtcttaagaaacattttaaatctctGTTTTGCACACGTATTTGAGAATCGAATAtgaggactttttaaaataagttttgagaaataatttctttgttaaatctgatcttttaatttcttttgaaaactaCATTTTTTTGTAAAAGCAATTATGTTATTCATGAGGAAGCTAGCATAAATGAGAGAAATCGAACTTGATAAGTTCTTGCATTGAGTGACTGCTAATTTGAAAGTAACAGAAAGTAACACATGATGAGACAGATTTCCTTTCTGGAACACTTGTTGTTTCTTAGTATTGAAAAAAAGGactttcattaaaattataatttatcctTAAGGATTAGCaatccttttaaaaagaaaagagaagaaaaacatactTTATTGGTTTCCCTGAGTTGTGTTTTTGGCAAGCCCGGAGCTCAAGGAAACCTGCTTGGTGACTTCCCCAGCTGGCAATTCATTTAGGACTGCAAATAAATAACAGTTGCCTCATCATGTTAGCACTTAAAGTGAACCTGGCATTTAGATCTCAAAATCTAGAGGCAAATGAATAAGGCAGGGAATCTGTCCTTTTCTCCCCATGAAAGGTAAAGCCTTTGGTAATTCAGGTGCACACTCTGATAATGTACATGAAAGGTCTTCCTTGATAAACGATAAACCTTGTGATTTTGCCACACAAGAATTTAGCTAAACCCTTTCCTAATGTCATTGTATATGAGTAGTACAGATTCCATGTGTTTGTTTCCATTGAAAATAAGGGTACTACAGAAATACTGAATACTTCCTTAAAACAGCTTTTATTGAAAAAGGAAGCTGATAAAAAAAACATCACTTTGcttttttataaaaatgcttGATAGGATTACCTTTCTAGAGAGACTTCTGTGTATGGCCACACTTATCCACCACAGTTTTTGTTTATATAGagagcattttaaaaagaagaaggttTTCCTGGCCacgcacagtagctcacgccggtaatcccagcactttgggaggccaaggcggaaggattgcttgaggccaggagtttgagaccagcctaggcaacattgtgagactgtttctataaacaaaaaaactaaaaaatcagccagccatggtggcccatgcctgtagtcccagctacttgggaggctgaggcaagaggattcttgagcccaggaggtggaggatgcagtgagccataatcataccactgcattccagccacggcaacagagtgagaccctgtctgtttaaaaaaaaaaaaattattaaaatcttaATCTTAAGTTCCTTAATAGTGGACTGTATTACCTTTTGCCTTTTAGCCACAAAAACTGGTAGGGAAAGTTATATTCTGTCACCCTAAAGCAagcaaaaaatgtttttccaattcccattctttttttactttttcaacataAGGAAAAATGTATTTACCTTGTTTAAACGGATTTATTTTAATGCCTTATAGTCAGATTTTAAATTTATGGGAAGTTTGCTAATAGCCCCAGTCTCTCCAGTTTAGATGtatgttttatcttatttaaataacaatgagtttttaaaaatttataggaAGTAGCTTTTTATTGGAATTAAATTGATTTTATATGATTCATAGCTAGGAAAATGGAAACCATCTTAATTTCAGGAAAATGTAGTAGAAATTAttctcatttctaaatttttgtcATTTAGAAAAGACACTTTTATCAAGCTCTATGTTTacaaaataatagtttttaaacaACAGTTTGAAAGAAGTATCTCTATAACTCATTGTCTTCATAAATGCAAAATCTGTTGTGTGCCCTCAAATTTATATCTACATTTTTAGATTCTGGGTCACAATTATcactagctcttttttttttttttttttttttttggagatagagtctcgctctgtcaccgaggctggagggtggtggtgcgatcttaggctcactgcaacctttgccttccaggttcaagtgattctcctgctttagcctcccaagtagctgggactacaggcgtccgccaccacgcccagctaatttttgtatttttagaagagatggggttttgccaagttggccagactggtctcgaactcctgacctcaggtgatctgcctgccttggcctcccagagtgctgggattacaggtgtgagccaccatgcccagcctacaattATGACTATTTCCATTTGGAACCATCTTCCTCAGAAATTGAAATTTTAGAGCCGCTCTTGCTAGCATGTGAAACCTTTTCCTTGCTTATTGCCTTTTGGCGGGGGCAGTAAAGGAGGAGCCTGGCCTTTCAAAATGtgatcaaaaaaataaacaaactccaGGGCTCATTAGTCCTTTTATAAACGCCGGTGTGAAATGATGGGCATCCGTGTGCCTGGTCCAAGTTTCCTGGTGGTTGACTTGGGCgaataaaaataagacatgttctgcagagttctccttttaaaTTCTTGTGTAATGTTCCATTTGTTTTGCTCCTTTGCAATTAACTACAAACTTCTAAGTCCTAGAAAAGATTTCAAGTATTTATAGAGTGAGCAACGATCATTTTCCTGGTCAAATAGTATGGCAAAAATCACTGTTTTAAAAAGTTGTGGCGTTAAACTATAAATCCTCCCTCCCCCCGCTTCCCACCCCCAATCATTGAAAGAAAAGCATATGACAATGCCTACTGGGCTCAGCTTTTGGGCTAATTGAGTCTAACTGAGCCTTCTTAGCGGGTTCCTGTCTTTTGAAACCTCAAATCCCAAAAAGCTGtctaataattttacttttttagggACTAAGACCAGGTATTTTCAGCAGAGGTTCTTACTTTTCTGTAATTGAGGCGCAACTATAATGTTCCAGAAGACAATCTTAAATCTGAAAgtgaggggaagaaaaaaaaaaaaaaaacggcctgAGCTCCAGAAATAGCTGACCCAGAAGAACACTAAAATCTAGCTCTCAGGCTCATAGGCAGCTGTTAACATTCACATTTTGACAGCTTCCTTTCAGGTTTCTTGAGCTCTcagaaaaattagaaggaaatggGCTGGGGAT
The genomic region above belongs to Gorilla gorilla gorilla isolate KB3781 chromosome 12, NHGRI_mGorGor1-v2.1_pri, whole genome shotgun sequence and contains:
- the RTN4 gene encoding reticulon-4 isoform X4, yielding MDGQKKNWKDKVVDLLYWRDIKKTGVVFGASLFLLLSLTVFSIVSVTAYIALALLSVTISFRIYKGVIQAIQKSDEGHPFRAYLESEVAISEELVQKYSNSALGHVNCTIKELRRLFLVDDLVDSLKFAVLMWVFTYVGALFNGLTLLILALISLFSVPVIYERHQAQIDHYLGLANKNVKDAMAKIQAKIPGLKRKAE